The following are encoded together in the Triticum dicoccoides isolate Atlit2015 ecotype Zavitan chromosome 6B, WEW_v2.0, whole genome shotgun sequence genome:
- the LOC119325139 gene encoding xyloglucan endotransglucosylase/hydrolase protein 24-like, with protein MASSLPSSSCWHSIVLVAMLLVLVMDQMAMAYMYDDIEIVWGDDHSFFYMDDAGDDEVLALCLDQTHGSGFHSKEAYLYARFDVDLMLVPDNSAGTVTTLYLMPEDVPWDYHDEVDLEFLGNVTGEPYTLHTNIFANGVGNREEQFRLWFDPTADFHTYSIDWNPKRITILVDGVPIRSFRNKEEHGVAFPTWQKMRLHGSLWNADDWATQGGRVKTDWSEAPFFAHYRNLRVSWCRPSPGLAWCGDEPPESTWFDRGLDAAALRRARDAHMIYDYCKDVQRYRWSGLPKECTVD; from the exons ATGGCGTCGTCGTTGCCGTCTTCTTCTTGTTGGCATTCCATAGTGCTGGTAGCCATGTTGTTGGTGCTGGTCATGGATCAGATGGCCATGGCGTACATGTACGATGACATCGAGATCGTGTGGGGCGACGACCACAGCTTCTTCTACatggacgacgccggcgacgacgaggTCCTCGCGCTCTGCCTCGACCAGACCCACGGCTCGGGGTTCCACTCCAAGGAGGCGTACCTCTACGCCCGCTTCGACGTCGACCTCATGCTCGTCCCCGACAACTCCGCCGGCACGGTCACCACGCTCTAC CTGATGCCGGAGGACGTGCCGTGGGACTACCACGACGAGGTGGACCTGGAGTTCCTGGGCAACGTGACCGGCGAGCCCTACACGCTCCACACCAACATCTTCGCCAACGGCGTGGGCAACCGCGAGGAGCAGTTCCGCCTCTGGTTCGACCCCACCGCCGACTTCCACACCTACTCCATCGACTGGAACCCCAAGCGCATCACGATCCTGGTGGACGGGGTGCCGATCCGGAGCTTCAGGAACAAGGAGGAGCACGGGGTGGCGTTCCCGACGTGGCAGAAGATGCGGCTGCACGGGAGCCTCTGGAACGCCGACGACTGGGCGACGCAGGGGGGGCGCGTCAAGACGGACTGGTCGGAGGCGCCCTTCTTCGCCCACTACCGCAACCTCCGCGTGTCCTGGTGCCGGCCGTCGCCGGGACTGGCGTGgtgcggcgacgagccgccggagtCGACGTGGTTCGACCGTGGCCTGGACGCGGCGGCGCTGCGGCGGGCGCGCGACGCGCACATGATCTACGACTACTGCAAGGACGTCCAGCGGTACAGGTGGTCGGGGCTCCCCAAGGAATGCACCGTGGACTAG